The following proteins come from a genomic window of Actinopolyspora saharensis:
- the hemG gene encoding protoporphyrinogen oxidase codes for MRRVAVVGAGISGLTAAYRLRRLLGETAEIVVLDRAERIGGKLHTPRVAGRGYDLGAEAFLARRPEVTRLAEELGLGSELVHPSGASARIRAGGASHPLPSGMFMGVPASAEAVSHVLSPGACRAVAAEPELPPLRMTGNDASLGELLRERFGAEVVERLVEPLLGGVYGGSADALGLRATMPGLAAALDAGAKSLTEAVNEAMPAPTPRGSAKPPVFGAFEEGYETLVNALERRSGARVERGVTVRRLWREGGGWSLVTGSAARPGRLDADAVVLAVPAPAARGLLAESVPEAAAGFAEISLASMAVVGLALPAEVELPASSGVLVARGERHRDGTAFTAKAFTLSSRKWPHLRGRGGERLVRASVGRGEPGELRIDDAELLRRVRADLAELTGATAEPLDTAVVRWGGGLPQYGIGHAEKVAGIEDAVSRAPGLEVAGASLHGVGVPACVGTGETAAVRIGGFLAGPG; via the coding sequence ATGCGCAGGGTGGCCGTCGTCGGGGCCGGGATATCCGGGCTGACCGCCGCTTACCGGTTGCGCCGCCTGCTGGGCGAGACCGCCGAGATCGTCGTGCTCGACCGGGCGGAGCGCATCGGGGGGAAGCTGCACACCCCCCGGGTCGCGGGGAGGGGCTACGACCTCGGGGCCGAGGCCTTCCTCGCCCGCCGCCCCGAAGTCACCCGGCTGGCCGAGGAACTGGGGCTCGGCTCGGAACTGGTGCACCCGAGCGGGGCCTCGGCGCGGATCAGGGCGGGCGGTGCGAGCCATCCGCTGCCGAGCGGGATGTTCATGGGGGTGCCCGCCTCGGCCGAGGCCGTGAGTCACGTGCTCTCCCCCGGGGCGTGCCGCGCGGTCGCAGCTGAGCCCGAACTGCCCCCGCTCCGGATGACGGGCAACGACGCCTCGCTGGGTGAACTGCTCCGCGAGCGGTTCGGCGCCGAGGTCGTGGAGCGTCTGGTGGAGCCGCTGCTCGGCGGGGTCTACGGCGGGTCGGCCGACGCGCTGGGACTGCGCGCGACGATGCCGGGGCTGGCCGCCGCGCTGGACGCGGGCGCGAAGTCGCTGACCGAGGCGGTCAACGAGGCCATGCCCGCCCCGACCCCGCGGGGAAGTGCCAAGCCTCCCGTGTTCGGAGCCTTCGAGGAGGGCTACGAAACCCTGGTCAATGCCCTGGAACGTCGCTCGGGGGCTCGAGTCGAACGCGGGGTGACCGTGCGCCGGTTGTGGCGCGAGGGAGGTGGTTGGTCCCTCGTCACGGGATCGGCCGCCCGGCCGGGGAGGCTCGACGCCGACGCCGTGGTGCTCGCGGTGCCCGCCCCGGCCGCCCGCGGGCTGCTGGCCGAGAGCGTTCCCGAGGCCGCGGCGGGATTCGCGGAGATCTCGCTGGCGTCGATGGCCGTGGTGGGCCTGGCCCTGCCTGCCGAAGTCGAGCTGCCCGCGTCCTCGGGGGTGCTCGTCGCGCGCGGGGAGCGGCACCGGGACGGAACGGCCTTCACCGCCAAGGCCTTCACCCTCTCCAGCCGCAAGTGGCCGCACCTGCGCGGGCGCGGCGGTGAGCGTCTCGTGCGGGCCTCGGTCGGCAGGGGCGAACCCGGCGAGCTCCGGATCGACGACGCCGAGCTGCTGCGCCGGGTCCGCGCCGATCTGGCCGAGCTGACCGGTGCGACGGCCGAGCCCCTCGACACCGCCGTCGTCCGCTGGGGTGGAGGGCTGCCGCAGTACGGGATCGGCCACGCGGAGAAGGTGGCCGGGATCGAGGACGCGGTCTCCCGCGCCCCCGGGCTCGAGGTCGCCGGTGCCTCGCTGCACGGGGTGGGGGTGCCCGCCTGCGTGGGCACGGGGGAGACGGCCGCGGTGCGGATCGGCGGATTCCTCGCGGGACCGGGCTGA
- the hemQ gene encoding hydrogen peroxide-dependent heme synthase — MARLNYAELNETIRYTMWSVFRVRPGELPEDREKAGVATKEFLDGLEDSSDVVVRGVYDVSGLRADADFLIWWHGPRIEDVQAAYTDFRRDTPLGRASDPVWSNVAVHRPAEFNKSHVPAFLAGEEPRAYVCVYPFVRSYEWYLLPDEERREMLVEHGKEAREYPDVRANTVPAFALGDYEWILSFEADELYRLVDVMRKLRATQARLHVREETPFYTGHRVEPEKLVARLP; from the coding sequence ATGGCCCGCCTGAACTATGCCGAACTGAACGAGACGATCCGTTACACCATGTGGTCGGTGTTTCGGGTTCGCCCCGGAGAGCTGCCCGAGGACAGGGAGAAGGCCGGGGTCGCGACCAAGGAGTTCCTGGACGGTCTCGAGGACTCCTCCGACGTCGTGGTGCGCGGTGTCTACGACGTGTCCGGTCTGCGGGCGGACGCCGACTTCCTGATCTGGTGGCACGGCCCGCGCATCGAGGACGTGCAGGCCGCTTACACGGATTTCCGGCGCGACACCCCGCTGGGCCGGGCGAGCGACCCGGTGTGGAGCAACGTGGCGGTGCACCGGCCCGCCGAGTTCAACAAGAGCCACGTCCCGGCCTTCCTGGCGGGCGAGGAACCCCGTGCCTACGTGTGCGTCTACCCGTTCGTGCGTTCCTACGAGTGGTACCTGCTCCCGGACGAGGAGCGCAGGGAGATGCTCGTCGAGCACGGCAAGGAGGCGCGGGAGTACCCCGACGTGCGCGCCAACACGGTCCCGGCCTTCGCGCTGGGCGACTACGAGTGGATCCTGTCCTTCGAGGCCGACGAGCTCTACAGGCTGGTCGACGTGATGCGCAAGCTGCGCGCGACCCAGGCCCGGTTGCACGTGCGCGAGGAGACGCCCTTCTACACCGGTCACCGCGTCGAGCCGGAGAAGCTGGTCGCCCGGCTTCCGTGA
- the msrB gene encoding peptide-methionine (R)-S-oxide reductase MsrB, whose protein sequence is MDPVVGATPKVARTEQQWQEQLGAEEYAVLRKGATEPPYSGEYVEEKSEGVYECRACGAELFRSTTKFESHCGWPSFWDPSDSDAVLLREDRSHGMVRVEVLCASCHGHLGHVFEGEGYPTPTDQRYCINSVALRLVKSGESES, encoded by the coding sequence ATGGATCCGGTAGTGGGAGCCACCCCCAAGGTCGCCAGAACTGAACAGCAGTGGCAGGAGCAGCTCGGTGCCGAGGAGTACGCCGTGCTGCGCAAGGGAGCCACGGAACCCCCGTACAGCGGGGAGTACGTCGAGGAGAAGTCCGAGGGCGTCTACGAGTGCCGGGCCTGCGGGGCGGAGCTCTTCCGCAGCACGACCAAGTTCGAGTCGCACTGCGGTTGGCCCTCCTTCTGGGACCCGAGTGATTCCGACGCCGTGCTGCTGCGCGAGGACCGCTCGCACGGGATGGTCCGCGTCGAGGTGCTCTGCGCCTCGTGCCACGGCCACCTCGGGCACGTTTTCGAGGGCGAGGGTTACCCCACCCCGACCGATCAGCGCTACTGCATCAACTCGGTCGCGCTGCGACTCGTGAAAAGCGGCGAGTCCGAGAGCTGA
- a CDS encoding alpha/beta fold hydrolase: MPRIIGRACAVLLLLVVAGCSAGPSDRPAVAYRGSEQQVPPDRGTPQQQPVPPLGPRSQDALGWRDCTTATKNELGDVEVPAGTRFSCTHLNTSLSPTGTRHRGTMRLSLLGVGTGKVPLVVVNDIRGEPGTTFAARLALRLPERVLREYTVIGLDRRGTGESDAANCVPAQNRATITGFDPRATEKSELDELNDSIRSASKECLLELEQRAQAYDTRRAADDLEELRIELGVPRLHAIGRGEGSRVLTTYAQQHPGSVGRTVLDGAPDPVLETLARTKQRARSAERTFDAFASACGDSGNCPLGDEPRALVDDLVERSRADGLPTADEPLRSGELVRAVLHGLTDRESWPRLERALAAARDGDASELATFVRSPDPGVNRLDARMITRCNDTMLRLPPERASNVAREWTNSLPLFGGVFAQRLVQCSLWPRPQEALPAPERGELPPVPVISTKHDPLTPAEGSKNTAGRLSSGVEVNWLGSGHGAIGESDCVTRIVGRFFTEGAVPPEGTACPA, encoded by the coding sequence GTGCCGCGCATCATCGGACGAGCCTGCGCCGTCTTGTTGCTACTGGTGGTCGCGGGGTGTTCGGCGGGCCCCTCGGATCGCCCAGCTGTGGCCTACCGCGGCAGTGAGCAGCAGGTTCCTCCCGACCGCGGGACTCCTCAGCAGCAGCCGGTCCCCCCGCTCGGCCCGCGGAGTCAGGACGCGCTCGGCTGGCGCGACTGCACCACGGCGACGAAGAACGAGCTCGGCGACGTCGAGGTCCCCGCGGGAACGCGTTTCTCGTGCACGCACCTGAACACCAGCCTCAGCCCCACGGGGACGCGGCACCGGGGGACGATGCGGCTCTCGCTGCTCGGCGTCGGAACCGGCAAGGTCCCGCTGGTCGTGGTCAACGACATCCGCGGCGAGCCGGGCACGACCTTCGCCGCCCGGCTCGCGCTGCGCCTCCCCGAGCGGGTGCTGCGCGAGTACACCGTCATCGGACTGGACCGCAGGGGCACCGGTGAATCGGACGCCGCCAACTGCGTCCCAGCGCAGAACCGCGCGACCATAACGGGATTCGACCCGCGGGCCACCGAGAAGTCCGAGTTGGACGAGTTGAACGACTCGATCCGCTCGGCCAGCAAGGAGTGCCTGCTCGAGCTCGAACAGCGCGCCCAGGCCTACGACACCAGACGGGCCGCCGACGACCTGGAGGAACTGCGCATCGAGCTGGGGGTGCCCCGGCTGCACGCCATCGGCCGGGGCGAGGGCTCGCGCGTGCTCACGACCTACGCCCAGCAGCATCCCGGCTCGGTGGGCAGGACGGTCCTCGACGGCGCTCCCGACCCGGTGCTCGAGACGCTGGCCCGCACGAAGCAGCGGGCGCGCAGCGCCGAACGCACCTTCGACGCCTTCGCCTCGGCGTGCGGTGATTCGGGGAACTGCCCGTTGGGCGACGAGCCGCGCGCGCTGGTGGACGACCTCGTCGAGCGTTCCCGGGCGGACGGTCTGCCCACTGCGGACGAACCGCTGCGCTCCGGCGAGCTGGTGCGCGCGGTGCTGCACGGGCTCACCGACCGGGAGTCCTGGCCGCGCCTCGAGAGGGCGCTGGCCGCTGCGCGCGACGGGGACGCGAGCGAACTCGCCACGTTCGTCCGCTCCCCGGATCCGGGGGTGAACCGACTGGACGCGCGCATGATCACGCGCTGCAACGACACGATGTTGCGCCTTCCGCCCGAGCGCGCGAGCAACGTCGCCCGCGAGTGGACCAACAGTCTCCCGCTGTTCGGCGGGGTGTTCGCGCAACGGCTGGTTCAGTGTTCGCTGTGGCCGCGCCCCCAGGAAGCGCTTCCGGCGCCCGAGCGCGGTGAGCTACCGCCCGTTCCGGTGATCAGCACCAAGCACGATCCGCTCACCCCTGCCGAGGGGAGCAAGAACACGGCGGGCAGGTTGTCCAGCGGTGTCGAGGTGAACTGGCTGGGAAGCGGGCACGGCGCGATCGGCGAGTCGGACTGCGTCACCAGGATCGTGGGGCGCTTCTTCACGGAGGGCGCCGTTCCTCCCGAGGGGACGGCCTGCCCGGCGTGA
- a CDS encoding EamA family transporter: MEHTEERTVSRHPLGRFGRLSGRAFGAVPPPMLVVTGMISLQVGAAFAKQLFALAGPFGVSAVRLTLAALVLLLVWRPSPRMDRRTFLVVAGYGAVLAGMNASIYQAFERIPLGVAVTIEFLGPLSVAVFGSRRKLDVVWAVLAALGVLLLSRVEGGLDPVGVGCALLAAAFWGGYIIMGAKLGDRTTGGGGLAVGMAVGAVLVLPFGVLESNTALLSPEVLAMGLVVALMSSVVPYSMELEALRRIPARVFGVLMSLEPAVAALAGLIVLREGLSALQWLAVGCVVVASVGATRSGQRG, translated from the coding sequence GTGGAGCACACGGAAGAGCGAACCGTCAGTCGGCATCCCCTCGGACGGTTCGGCAGGCTGTCAGGAAGGGCGTTCGGAGCGGTTCCGCCGCCGATGCTCGTGGTCACCGGGATGATCAGCCTGCAGGTCGGTGCTGCCTTCGCCAAGCAGCTCTTCGCGCTGGCCGGACCGTTCGGGGTCAGCGCGGTCCGGCTCACCCTCGCGGCGCTGGTGCTGCTGCTGGTGTGGCGCCCGTCTCCGCGGATGGACCGGAGGACCTTCCTCGTGGTCGCAGGCTACGGCGCTGTGCTGGCCGGGATGAACGCCAGCATCTACCAGGCCTTCGAACGCATCCCGCTCGGAGTGGCCGTCACGATCGAGTTCCTGGGGCCGCTCTCGGTGGCCGTGTTCGGATCGCGGCGCAAGCTCGACGTGGTGTGGGCCGTGCTGGCCGCCCTCGGGGTGCTGCTGCTGTCCAGAGTGGAAGGCGGACTCGACCCCGTCGGTGTCGGTTGCGCGCTGCTGGCGGCCGCGTTCTGGGGCGGCTACATCATCATGGGGGCCAAGCTCGGCGACCGGACCACCGGTGGTGGGGGGCTCGCCGTGGGGATGGCCGTCGGAGCCGTCCTGGTGCTGCCGTTCGGGGTGCTCGAGTCGAACACCGCCCTGCTGAGCCCCGAAGTGCTGGCGATGGGGCTGGTGGTCGCCCTGATGTCCTCGGTCGTCCCCTACTCGATGGAACTGGAGGCCCTGCGGCGCATACCTGCGCGGGTGTTCGGAGTGCTGATGAGCCTGGAACCGGCGGTGGCCGCGCTTGCGGGGCTGATCGTGCTGCGGGAGGGGCTGAGCGCCCTGCAGTGGTTGGCCGTCGGGTGCGTGGTGGTTGCTTCCGTCGGGGCCACGAGGAGCGGCCAACGCGGGTAG
- a CDS encoding alkaline shock response membrane anchor protein AmaP, with protein sequence MIAEQSSRTAVGKHSPAGVSRPLAFERAVTSIVGVIALAAGVLALLVGSGVLGTYRARRPLLDPLTRSWVISNPGIALAVAAVLGIVLVVLGVWWITHALRPEARPNLHLGGGAAGRTSLSGSALSEAVRADAHEVTGVVGVRVRTTGTPEHPGLRMVLSLRDDTDVRQVWDELDHKVLSRARSALETDSLPTTIKLELDRSRGQRVR encoded by the coding sequence ATGATTGCAGAACAGTCGAGCAGGACAGCGGTCGGAAAGCACTCCCCTGCCGGAGTTTCCCGCCCACTGGCCTTCGAACGGGCGGTCACCTCGATCGTGGGGGTGATCGCCCTGGCCGCGGGGGTGCTCGCGCTGTTGGTCGGCTCCGGAGTTCTCGGCACCTACCGCGCCCGTCGTCCGTTGCTCGACCCGCTCACGCGCAGCTGGGTGATCTCGAACCCGGGCATCGCCCTCGCGGTGGCGGCGGTGCTGGGGATCGTGCTGGTGGTGCTGGGGGTCTGGTGGATCACGCACGCACTGCGCCCCGAAGCGCGGCCGAATCTCCACCTGGGGGGCGGAGCCGCGGGCAGGACCTCGCTGTCCGGTTCGGCGCTGAGCGAGGCCGTCCGCGCGGACGCGCACGAGGTGACCGGTGTCGTCGGGGTCAGGGTGCGCACCACGGGGACCCCGGAACACCCCGGGCTGCGCATGGTGCTGTCGCTGCGCGACGACACGGACGTCCGCCAGGTGTGGGACGAACTGGACCACAAGGTGCTGTCCAGGGCACGGAGCGCCCTCGAAACCGATTCGCTGCCCACCACCATCAAGCTGGAGCTGGACCGCTCCCGCGGCCAGCGGGTTCGCTGA
- a CDS encoding DUF6286 domain-containing protein produces the protein MRPFVRFLTALLGLLLLAAGAVLLAELVWTAIPPLEGTFLLERTSLEAELRTLSWNAPVVRAGAAVTAVLGALLLLFGLRAGRGDVRLHDPAEGVAVVTGPRSLARLVGRKVREQEGVAKATVVARRKAVRVTAVSEFTEVGDLERRLADTARATIDDLPLVTTPRVSVTVRPTKRS, from the coding sequence ATGCGCCCATTCGTCCGTTTCCTGACAGCGCTGCTCGGCCTGCTCCTGCTGGCGGCGGGAGCGGTGCTGCTGGCCGAACTCGTGTGGACGGCGATCCCTCCGCTGGAGGGGACGTTCCTGCTGGAGCGGACTTCTCTCGAAGCAGAGCTGCGGACGCTCTCCTGGAACGCGCCCGTCGTGCGAGCGGGAGCGGCGGTCACGGCCGTTCTCGGTGCGCTGCTGCTGCTCTTCGGCCTGCGGGCCGGGCGCGGGGACGTCCGACTGCACGATCCAGCCGAGGGCGTCGCCGTGGTCACCGGACCGCGCTCGCTCGCCAGGCTGGTGGGGCGCAAGGTGCGTGAGCAGGAGGGCGTGGCCAAGGCCACGGTCGTGGCGCGGCGCAAGGCGGTGCGCGTGACCGCGGTCAGCGAGTTCACCGAAGTCGGCGACCTCGAGCGGAGGCTGGCGGACACGGCACGCGCCACGATCGACGACCTGCCGCTGGTGACCACCCCGCGGGTTTCCGTGACGGTCCGCCCCACCAAGCGGAGCTGA
- a CDS encoding Asp23/Gls24 family envelope stress response protein, whose product MTGTLDSTKPSVEDERAEPARRGKLRIDRSVLRKIAEHAANLEPDCVPVARRVAGIGTGKHGATAHVTGPDRQLHVHLDLALRYPAPVTSTVRAVRERVGGELERLAGCRAASVDVRVTALVPQASAPRVE is encoded by the coding sequence TTGACCGGCACACTCGATTCCACGAAACCCTCCGTCGAGGACGAGCGCGCCGAGCCCGCCCGCAGGGGGAAGCTGCGGATCGACCGGTCCGTGCTGCGCAAGATCGCCGAACACGCCGCGAACCTCGAACCGGACTGCGTGCCGGTCGCGCGCCGCGTCGCGGGGATCGGAACGGGCAAGCACGGTGCCACGGCGCACGTGACCGGCCCCGACCGGCAACTGCACGTGCACCTCGATCTCGCGTTGCGCTATCCGGCCCCCGTGACGAGCACCGTCCGGGCCGTGCGCGAACGCGTGGGGGGCGAGCTGGAGCGCCTCGCGGGGTGTCGGGCCGCCTCGGTCGACGTACGGGTGACCGCGCTGGTCCCGCAGGCGTCCGCCCCCCGAGTGGAGTGA
- a CDS encoding DUF2273 domain-containing protein — MNATQTGLLAGLILGVAVAVGGFTAFLITIAVGVIGFGVGRFVDGGMELGDLFGRGRDR; from the coding sequence TTGAACGCAACCCAGACCGGTTTGCTGGCCGGACTGATCCTCGGAGTAGCGGTGGCCGTGGGCGGCTTCACCGCCTTCCTGATCACGATAGCCGTGGGTGTGATCGGTTTCGGCGTCGGCCGCTTCGTGGACGGCGGCATGGAGCTCGGAGATCTGTTCGGGCGGGGCAGGGACCGTTGA